The DNA region CTGTGGTGGTCGCCTTTACGTTGACCATATCCACGGCAATGTCCAGTTCAGCCGCTATATTGGCGTTCATTCGTTCAATATATGGCGCCAGTTTGGGCTTCTCGGCGACGATCGTCGCGTCAATATTGTTTACCTGATACCCTTTGGCGGCAATGATGTCTCTTACTTTACCCAATAAAATCAAGCTTGATATTCCCTTATACCGGGGATCACTGTCGGGAAAATGCCTGCCGATATCACCTAGGGCAGCTGCCCCCAACAGGGCGTCTTTGATGGCGTGGAGCAATACGTCTGCGTCGGAATGACCGTCCAAGCCAAAAGTATGAGGCACCTCTACCCCGCCCAGAATCAACTTTCGGCCTTCCACCAGCCGGTGCACGTCATAACCCATTCCAAACCGTAGCATATCTTCACAATCCTTTCTCATTAACGCTTCCACCGTAACAATGTCCTCTTGCGTCGTCAGCTTGACATTGCTGTAGCAGCCCTCAATCAGCTTAACCCGCACGCCAAGCCGTTCCACCAGTGAGGCGTCATCGGTGCCGAGAAATCCGTCCTGGGTTGCCTGCCGGTAGGCAGCACGCAGTATCTCAGCCGTAAAAGCCTGCGGTGTCTGCATAATCCACATGGTGCTGCGCGGTGGTGTCTCTACGACAAAACCGTTACTATCTACCCGTTTGATCGTATCTTTGAGCGGCACAGCCAGACCGGCGGCACTGAACTCACGGGCAGCAGCAATCATCCTGCTGATCATGTCCGGGCGGATGAGCGGTCTGGCCGCATCATGGACCAGAATAATATCAACTGCCCGCGGAATTACCGTCAGCGCGTTAGCGATAGAATACTGGCGCTCCGTCCCGCCCGCCACAACCTGCCAGGGTTTTACCCCCTCCAGGCCGGCCAGCAGGCAATGCACAAGACCTACTTCTTGCGGCGCAGAAGCAATCACTATATTGTCTACCTCAGGACAAGCAGAAACTGCCAGGACTGTATGGACAAGTACCGGGCGTCCCAATAAAGGCAGCAGCACCTTGTTCGTTACCTGGTTCATCCGTTTGCCCTGTCCTGCAGCAGGCAAAATTACCGTAACCACCAGCGCATCATCCTTCCCGTCACAATACTGTCCGGCTCCCGGCCTTTTTCCTTGTCCTCTGGGTTCGGGAATATGCGGCCAGGCCGGCCGCCGCTGCCAAAAAAACAAGCTGTGTCACGCACAGCTTACATGTACCAATCAATCTATGTAATACCAGCTTACTTAGTATTATATTAAGTAAGCCGACATAGTATCACTTAAAGTTTCCCTCCACAACCCGGTTCTCTTCATAGTCTACCCCGAAACGCAGCATTTCATAGCCATATCGTTTCTTCATCAGCGCCTCGGCGATAATGATGTCTTCCGGCGTCGTTATCTTGACATTGCTATAGCTTCCCTCCACCAGTTTAACCCGGATTCCCAGGCGCTCCACCAGCGAAGCATCATCGGTCCCGAGAAATCCGTCTTGGGCCGCATGGATATAGGCTTGACGCAAAATAGCCGCGTCAAAAGCCTGTGGTGTCTGCATAATCCACATGCTCCGGCGAGCCGGAGTCTCGGTGACAAAACAGTCCTCGTCTACTTTCTTTACTGTATCTTTTAACGGGACCGCCAGTCCCGCCGCTTTAAATTCTCTGGCAGCCGCAATCATTTGGCTGATCATTCGGGGTTTTATAAGTGGTCTGGCTGCATCATGCACCAGAATGACTTCCACTGTATCCGGGATCACCGCCAGGGCATTGGCAATGGAATATTGCCTTTCACTGCCGCCGGCAACTACCTTCCAGGGTTTTATTCCAGCAACACCGGACAGCATCTTTTCGACAAAAGCAATTTCTGACCGGGCTGCCGCTATCACCAGATTATCGACTTCGGGACAAGCTGAAAACGCCAGCACGCTGTGAATCAGCACCGGACGATTCAGCAAAGGAATGAACACTTTATTCGTCACATGGTTCATTCGTTTGCCTTGACCGGCAGCAGGTAAAATTACCGTAACCACTAAAAATATCATCCTTTCCAAACTTGGCTATTAGCTAAATTCTTACAACCGTGCGAAGAGCGTATCCGCTTAATAATGCCCCTATTTTATTCTGGCGTAAGGTACATCGTACTAACTTCAACATAGTTTTGTTAAATCCTGCTGTTTTGGACCATCTTTAACATAATAGCACAGCAATCCCTTTAAAACAATAATATAGTAAAAATGCCTTTTAATTTGCTTAACACAACAAACTAAAAGGCATTCTATCGGATAATCTATCCAGTTATGCTGCTTTACGCACCACGCTCAATCAACTTAGGTTTGGCAAAAATCATTCTTCCCGCCGCCGTTTGCAGCACCGAAGTGACCATGACGCCAATGGTTTCTCCCATATGCTTCTTGCCGCCGTCGACAACAATCATCGTACCGTCATCCAGATAGGCAACGCCCTGGCCAAATTCCTTGCCGTCCTTGACAACATGGACCACCATTTCTTCCCCCGGCAATACGACCGGCTTGACCGCATTGGATAGTTCATTAATATTCAGTACGGAAACGCCCTGTATTTCGGCAACCTTATTCAAATTGTAATCATTCGTGACAATTTTGCCCTGCAGCACCTGAGCCAGCTTCACCAGTTTTGAATCCACCTCGGCGATGTCCTCAAAATCACGGTTGCTGATCTGCACATACATGCCCAGCTCTTTCTGGATACGATTTAAAATATCCAGGCCGCGTCGCCCCCGGTTGCGTTTCAGCAAGTCGGAGGAATCGGCAATGTGCTGCAGCTCCTCCAGCACAAAGCTGGGAATCAGCAAGGTTCCTTCGATAAAACCGCTTTGACAGATATCGGCAATACGGCCGTCAATGATGACGCTGGTATCCAATATTTTATACTGTGGCGGCGCCTTGTCCTTATCCTTGTCTTTTCCCTTATCCTTGTCCCTACCTATCCAAGGGATCGCTTCCAGCAGCGTAACAAACTCACTCCGCTTGCGAATGGCGATATTGATGCCGAGATACCCCAATATAATACTGAGTATTCCGGGAACATAACTTCCAACATATGGAATATGAAGAAAAGCAGACCCCAATAAATTAGATAGTATAAGTCCGATAGCCATACCTATGGAACCGGCCAGCACATCATATACCGGCATTTTATTGAGTCTGGCTTCCACCCAATCAATGATCCTCCATAGATACCTGATAAAATAAGGAGCCACCAGGTAGCCGAATATGCCAAAGATTACTCCGCCTACAAGCAGGGAAACAATAGAGGCCACGGCAATATCCGCCACCGTATTATGCAAAAGATCTTCTCCTAATACCTCCGATAACAGTGGAACCAAATGACTGCTTACTACAAAACCACCGATAACTGCCAACAAAGTAACAATGGAACGTAAAATCTTATTAATCAATGTTCCACCTCCTTCCTTTTGTTAATTATATAAGAGTTTTGGCTCTCCGGCAAGCCGCCGGCAAAAATAAACCAAAAAATGGAATCTTACTATTAGTATTACCCTATTTAAATAAAAAAATACGTCAGTTACCTGGCGTATTTTCTTGGCACAAATCATGAACCCATTCTTCCACGCTGTCCGAATCTCTCCGACAGACAAGCACTAACTCGCTGACCAGGATTTGTTTGGCCGTATCCAGTAATCTTCGTTCGCCCGTAGACAATTTTTTCACTTGATCACGGGACATCAGATTTTTGACGACCTCCGCCACTTCATAAATACTGCCTGTTTTTAATTTAAGCAGGCAAGCGTTAAACCTTCGGTTCCAACTGACATTGACCGGCACCGGAGCAGTTTGCAAAATGTCGATTACCCGCTGCACTTCCGGCTCCGCAATAATGTCCCGCAAGCCTATGTTGGCCACACTCTGCATAGGAATCATGACTTTCATTCCACCGAAGGGCATTGTCAAAATATAATAGAGCTGCCGTTCTCCCAACACTTCATGTTCCTCTATTGCTTGAATAACACCGGCGCCATGCATAGGATAAACTACTTTATCGCCTATTGCTAACATTGCAGTCCCTCCTATCTGATAGTATTTTAGCATAGAAATATCTTTTTGTCAAAATTTATTATTTTAGCATACTTTCCATGACATTGTCAATTAATCATTTCTCCCCCAAAAACATTGACAATCATATTTTGCATTTATATAATAAATTCAAAGTGAGGTGTATCCATGTGACAGATAAATGTTGCCGCGATTTCCAGCTAGTTGTCGATCAATACCTGATCCGTCACCGCAGCATTCTTGACGTATTGACCAAGTACCAGGAATCTTCCGCCAGAATCAGCCGGGCCTTTGCTAAGGCGGTCACCGAATGCGGCTGTATCGATATCCAGGCTACCCGTCAAAAAGTTCCCAGTGAAACAGAATACAGTGACCTACTGCAATTTATGTCCTCACATGTATCCGGCCGGCCTTGTCCACAATGTCAGGAAGTGCTTAGCAAGGAAATCGGCCACAGTCTTTTTTATTTGGCGGCTTTATGTAATCACTGCGGTGTTGATATGCAGAATATTTTTGAACAAGAATTAAAAACAGTGAAAACCCTGGGAGTTTTTCATCTGTCATAAGCAAGAAAATCCTGACGCGGCCTTACAAAGGCCGCGTTTTTATTTTACATATTCAGCTAAAATCAGGATATCCTAATAGATAATTACCGGTTAAATAAACAAGTTTTTCGCCGCAAGGCATTCGTTTACAGCGAGGTGTGTCATGGGCTATTATACGTTTTCCATCCTGTTCGTCCTATTGCTTTTTTCTTTTCAGCCTGCCGCTGTTTTCGCCGGAGAAACGGAACTGATCGACGGCTATATCACCGTCAGCGATGAAACGGGCCGCCTGCTGTTTCAGACTGGGCTGCCCCTGACTGCCGGTGATCTTTTTATTGATGAACAGGATATCTGCTACGAAATTATCGGTCTAGACGGTTATAACGCCCAAGCCCGGCGCAGCCCGCTGGCCAGGGCCCCGGCAGTTCAAGAGCCGGCGCTTCCCGCCCAGGGAACGGTCCGCACGGCAGCTCCCCTGATTGCCGTGTACCACACCCACACCGATGAATGTTACCTCCCTAGCGATGGCACAACTACCCGTAAAGGCCAGGGTTCTATCATGCAGGTAGGCGAAAGTCTGGTCAGCCGCCTCAATGAACTAGGCTATCAAACGGTGCACGATACCACCCTTCACGATCCTCATGATGCCAACGCCTATCACCGTTCCCGCCGTACCTTTATGAAGCTGCTCCGCAACCGGCCAACCGCTCTATTTGACATTCATCGCGACAGCGCTCCGGCCAGCGCCTACCAGTTGACCATTGACGGGAAGGATGCCACCAAACTGCTGCTGGTGGTGGGCAGGCAAAATCAAAACCGGAGTACTACCGAACAATTTGCCCGGCAGCTCAAGGCGGCAGCCGACCGGAAGTATCGGGGACTAGTTCGCGGCATCTTTATTGCTCACGGCAATTATAATCAGGATCTTGATCCACAGGCCATGCTGGTGGAAATAGGCTCGCAGTATAATACCCTCCAGGCGGCCGAGCATAGCGCAGCACTTTTTGCCGATATTCTGCCGGCCCTGTTTACTCCGGCAGCCGCCGAGGAAGCGCCCGAATCCCCCGCGCCATCCTCCGATCCTGAAGTTCCCGCCCCGGCAGAACCTTCGCCGCCTGCTCCTGCGTCCCCACCGGAAGCCGGCACCCCGGTCAATCGGCAAGCCCCCCTTTACGATGTGGCAAAACTGCTGCTTCTACTGCTCATTGGGCTGCTTGGCTACGCCTATATCAGCACAGGCAGCTGGCAGGAAGTCAGGCGAAAACTGTACCGGTTCCGCACCAGAGAATTTGCCGACTTATTCCGCCGTCGATCCCGGCGGAATAAGCGCGACGACTAAAGGAGGCTGGTATGATGAGGTGGAAACGGGCCCTCTTGCTGTTAGCCGGCATTTGTATCCTTAGCGCAGCGGTGCTGTCAGGCTATGTCTATTATGCCCCGTTCAGTGTAATGCCGCCCCAGAACAAACCGGATCAGGCGCCACAGAAGGTTTACGACTACTACATGATCATTGACGAAGCCAACGAAACAACCCTAATGTATATCCCATTGGTCGCTCATGTCGGCGATGAGGTCCTCTCTGAGGACAATAAACTCTACGAAATTGTCCGAATTGAAGAAAACCGGGCCTATGCCCGGTTTGTCAGAGATATAAATATTGAAAAATACAAAGAATAATGTCCGGCTATCATAGATAGCGTTCCAATACTACCTGATCCCGTACCCGCTTCAGGCCATCCTTAATGTTTTTAGCCCGGACCTCGCCGATCCCCTCTACACTATCCAGTTCACCGACACCGGCATTATAGATACGGTGCAAGGTTTTAAAATGGAGAACCAGATTTTCGATAACATTAACCGGTAAACGGGGAAGCTTCCTCAGAATGCGATACCCCCGAGGCAACACTGGCATATCTACCGCCGCCGCCGTCACATGAAAACCCAATAACCGGCAAACAACTGTTGGCTCCAGGTCTTCCTCCGGCAAGGCCGCCAATTGTTCCCGGACTTCCCGATGGGCCGGCACATCACCATTGGCGGCATAGTCATGAATAAGCAGCAGTACCTCATCCTCTTCCGGACTTTTTTCCTCCAGCTGCATGGTGAGCAGCCGCCCGTCTTCACCTAATTCGATAATATCCCGCCTGATCCCACGGGCGATGCGTGCCACCTGTTCGCCTTTAATGATCAGACCGGCCACATCAGCCAGCGTAGTCATATCCTCAAATTCCAGGGCACTGAGCATGGTCAAACCCTTTTGAAAAACGGCCCGGTATTTTTCCAGTGTCTGCAGCGCCTGATTGGCCCGGTTCAAAATACTCGGACTATCCTTTAAAGTATAGCGCAAATTCCCCATGTATACGGTAATGATATTACGCCGCTGGGAAATGGCAATGACTAAGGCACCTGTCTGTTTGGCCACCCGTTCAGCCGTACGGTGGCGGGTCCCGGTCTCCGCGGTTGGGATGGAAGGATCAGGTATGAGCTGGGCATTGGCACACACAATTTTTTTTGCATCTGCCGATAACTGCAACGCACCGTCCATCTTGGCCAGTTCATAAAAACCGGCCGGCGTAAAATCGCAGTGCAGGTTAAACCCGCCGTCCACCAACTTCATGACAGGCGGACTGTCACCAATCAGCACCAAGGCCCCCATTTTAGCCCGCAACACATTCTCCAGGCCATCCCGCAATAATGTTCCTGGCGCCAGAGATTTCAACGCTTTAATAAACCGGTCATTCCAGAGATCTTCCTCCCGGACCTTTGTCATACCTGCACACGCCCCTCTGTTTTAACCCAAATAAGGATTGTTGCTTACCTTAGCTTACCTAGTTGCCTTCCGTTTTAGCGAAGCGCAGCGGCTAAGCCTTCCGCCACCGTTTCCACGCCGATAATATCAATATCGACTGCCGGCAGCCCCTTTAGATTATTCTTCGGCACAATAATATGCTTAAATCCCATTCGTTCCGACTCACGAATCCGGGCTTCAATCTGTGTAATCGCCCGTACTTCACCGGCCAGCCCCACTTCCCCTAACACAACCGTACTGTCCAGCGTCTTGCGATTGTGAAAGCTGGAGGCCAACGCCACAATAATTCCCAGATCGGCCGCCGGTTCGTCAATCTTGATACTTCCAGCCACCTTTACATACACATCGGAAGTGCCCAAAAGCATGCCGATGCGTTTTTCCAATACCGCTAACAAAAGCTGAATCCGTTTGATATCAATACAGTCGGAGGTACGGCGCGGCGGCATAAAGGGCGAGGCACTGACCAGCGCCTGTACTTCCACCAGCAGCGGTCGTGTTCCCTCCACCGTGGGTACGACAATGCTACCCGGCACATCCATCGGCCGCTCGGATAAAAAGATTTTAGAGGCATCGGGCACATCAATCAGGCCTTCGTTTCTCATCTCAAACAAACCGATTTCATTGGTGCTGCCAAAACGGTTTTTCACCGCCCGCAGCACCCGGTACTGAGCGTTGCGGTCTCCTTCAAAATACAGTACGGTGTCCACAATATGCTCCAGTGTCCGCGGTCCGGCCATGGTCCCGTCTTTCAAGACATGACCCACCAAAAAAACAGCCACTGAATGCAGTTTGGCCAGCCTTAGCAATTGGGCGGCACATTCCCGCACCTGGCTGATGCTGCCTGGCGCACTTTGGATATCCGGCCGGCATACCGTTTGGATCGAATCAATAACCAATAAGCTGGGTTTGAGCTTCAGCACCTGCTGCTCAATCAATTCCAGATTGGTTTCACTTAACACATATAATGTATTCTCGATAGCGCTCAGCCGGTTGGCCCTAAGCCGCACCTGGCGGGTACTTTCCTCACCGGTTACATATAAAACAGGACTACCATGCTCGGCTACCCTGGCACACACCTTTATGGTCAGGCTGGATTTACCGATGCCAGGGTCCCCGACAATCAAGCTGAGTGAGCCTGGCAGCACACCACCGCCCAAAACCCGGTCCAATTCCAGTGAGCCGGTTTTAAACCGCGGCGCCTCGTCAATATCCACTTCGGCAATCGGAATAGCCGCCTGCCCGCTGGACAATCCCATAACCAAGCCGCCCTGATCGGTCGTATGGGCGGCCACCGGTTCCTCCACCATGGTATTCCAGGCGCCGCAGCCCGGACAGCGTCCCAGCCATTTGGAAGCTTCCGTACCGCACTCCTGACAGAAAAAAGCGGTTTTTCGTTTATTTATTTTAGACATATGCTACGCTCCCTGCGCGGATTATTAAAAAAGCACTTTGAAAAACTTACGTTCTCCAAAGTGCTTTTCGTGATATTTTCTGGTTATTCCTGCCGAAATCACAATTTGTCGAAAAAATCTCTTACTTACCTTTTGCTGAAAGCAAGCCGATGATTATCGTCAACATCTACCAGAATTGTATCCCCGGCTTTCACTTCCTGCCGGAGCATCCGTTCGGCAATTTCATCTTCCACCATTTTCTGAATGGCCCGGCGCAAAGGACGGGCACCATAATCATGATCACTGCCCGCCTTGAGCAGCTCCTTTTTAGCCCGTTCGGTCACGTCCAGCTTAAGCTCGTTATCTTTCAGACGCTTTGCCATATCGTGCAGCATAATATCAACAATCCGGATTAATTCCTGATCTGTTAAGCTGCTGAACACCAGAATTTCATCAATCCGGTTGATAAACTCCGGACGGAACACCCGTTTAGCTTCTTCCAGAACTCTGGCCTTGGCCTTTTCCTCGGCATCGTCGTCCCTGCCAGTGGTGACAAAGCCCAGCGGGGCAGATTCCTTTTTCAAATGCTTCGCTCCCAGGTTGGAGGTCATGATAATCACGGTGTTTTTAAAATCCACCTTCCGTCCCTGGCTGTCGGTCAGATGCCCATCCTCCAGCACCTGCAGCAGCATATTGAACACATCATAATGGGCCTTTTCAATTTCATCCAGCAGCACCACGCTATAGGGTTTGCGGCGGACGGCATCGGTCAGTTGGCCGCCTTCTTCATAGCCGACATAGCCGGGCGGTGCGCCTACCAGGCGGGACACGGTGTGCTTTTCCATATATTCCGACATATCCAGACGGATCATGGCATTTTCATCGCCGAAAATCGCTTCCGCTAAAGCCCGGGCCAGTTCGGTTTTACCAACGCCGGTGGGCCCCAGGAAGATAAAAGAACCGATCGGGCGTTTAGGATCCTTTAATCCGGCACGAGCCCGGCGGATAGCCCGGGCCACTGCCTGAACAGCCGTCTGCTGACCAATTACCCGGCCGTGCAGCACCGACTCCAACTGCAGAAGCCGCTCCGATTCTTCTTGAGCCAGTTTTTTGACAGGCACACCTGTCCAGGTGGCCACCACATGGGCAATATCATCGGCCGTCACAACAATCCGTTCACTGCCCCGCTGCTTCCAGGCCTTTTGCTTTTCCTCCAGTGATGCCCGCAGACGCTGCTCCTCATCGCGCAATTTAGCAGCCTGTTCAAATTCCTGGGCCGCAATGGCCGCCTCTTTTTCCGCCTGCAGCTTTTCCAGGGCCTTTTCAATTCCTTTTACGTCAGGTGGCATTGAGG from Propionispora hippei DSM 15287 includes:
- the ispF gene encoding 2-C-methyl-D-erythritol 2,4-cyclodiphosphate synthase, whose protein sequence is MLRFGMGYDVHRLVEGRKLILGGVEVPHTFGLDGHSDADVLLHAIKDALLGAAALGDIGRHFPDSDPRYKGISSLILLGKVRDIIAAKGYQVNNIDATIVAEKPKLAPYIERMNANIAAELDIAVDMVNVKATTTEGLGFAGKKEGIAAYAVASIVKNTIAEDQAVL
- the ispD gene encoding 2-C-methyl-D-erythritol 4-phosphate cytidylyltransferase, with the translated sequence MVTVILPAAGQGKRMNHVTNKVFIPLLNRPVLIHSVLAFSACPEVDNLVIAAARSEIAFVEKMLSGVAGIKPWKVVAGGSERQYSIANALAVIPDTVEVILVHDAARPLIKPRMISQMIAAAREFKAAGLAVPLKDTVKKVDEDCFVTETPARRSMWIMQTPQAFDAAILRQAYIHAAQDGFLGTDDASLVERLGIRVKLVEGSYSNVKITTPEDIIIAEALMKKRYGYEMLRFGVDYEENRVVEGNFK
- a CDS encoding PIN/TRAM domain-containing protein, with the protein product MINKILRSIVTLLAVIGGFVVSSHLVPLLSEVLGEDLLHNTVADIAVASIVSLLVGGVIFGIFGYLVAPYFIRYLWRIIDWVEARLNKMPVYDVLAGSIGMAIGLILSNLLGSAFLHIPYVGSYVPGILSIILGYLGINIAIRKRSEFVTLLEAIPWIGRDKDKGKDKDKDKAPPQYKILDTSVIIDGRIADICQSGFIEGTLLIPSFVLEELQHIADSSDLLKRNRGRRGLDILNRIQKELGMYVQISNRDFEDIAEVDSKLVKLAQVLQGKIVTNDYNLNKVAEIQGVSVLNINELSNAVKPVVLPGEEMVVHVVKDGKEFGQGVAYLDDGTMIVVDGGKKHMGETIGVMVTSVLQTAAGRMIFAKPKLIERGA
- a CDS encoding CarD family transcriptional regulator, giving the protein MLAIGDKVVYPMHGAGVIQAIEEHEVLGERQLYYILTMPFGGMKVMIPMQSVANIGLRDIIAEPEVQRVIDILQTAPVPVNVSWNRRFNACLLKLKTGSIYEVAEVVKNLMSRDQVKKLSTGERRLLDTAKQILVSELVLVCRRDSDSVEEWVHDLCQENTPGN
- a CDS encoding nucleoside triphosphate pyrophosphohydrolase family protein — translated: MTDKCCRDFQLVVDQYLIRHRSILDVLTKYQESSARISRAFAKAVTECGCIDIQATRQKVPSETEYSDLLQFMSSHVSGRPCPQCQEVLSKEIGHSLFYLAALCNHCGVDMQNIFEQELKTVKTLGVFHLS
- the spoIIP gene encoding stage II sporulation protein P, with product MGYYTFSILFVLLLFSFQPAAVFAGETELIDGYITVSDETGRLLFQTGLPLTAGDLFIDEQDICYEIIGLDGYNAQARRSPLARAPAVQEPALPAQGTVRTAAPLIAVYHTHTDECYLPSDGTTTRKGQGSIMQVGESLVSRLNELGYQTVHDTTLHDPHDANAYHRSRRTFMKLLRNRPTALFDIHRDSAPASAYQLTIDGKDATKLLLVVGRQNQNRSTTEQFARQLKAAADRKYRGLVRGIFIAHGNYNQDLDPQAMLVEIGSQYNTLQAAEHSAALFADILPALFTPAAAEEAPESPAPSSDPEVPAPAEPSPPAPASPPEAGTPVNRQAPLYDVAKLLLLLLIGLLGYAYISTGSWQEVRRKLYRFRTREFADLFRRRSRRNKRDD
- a CDS encoding stage II sporulation protein P, which translates into the protein MMRWKRALLLLAGICILSAAVLSGYVYYAPFSVMPPQNKPDQAPQKVYDYYMIIDEANETTLMYIPLVAHVGDEVLSEDNKLYEIVRIEENRAYARFVRDINIEKYKE
- the disA gene encoding DNA integrity scanning diadenylate cyclase DisA — encoded protein: MTKVREEDLWNDRFIKALKSLAPGTLLRDGLENVLRAKMGALVLIGDSPPVMKLVDGGFNLHCDFTPAGFYELAKMDGALQLSADAKKIVCANAQLIPDPSIPTAETGTRHRTAERVAKQTGALVIAISQRRNIITVYMGNLRYTLKDSPSILNRANQALQTLEKYRAVFQKGLTMLSALEFEDMTTLADVAGLIIKGEQVARIARGIRRDIIELGEDGRLLTMQLEEKSPEEDEVLLLIHDYAANGDVPAHREVREQLAALPEEDLEPTVVCRLLGFHVTAAAVDMPVLPRGYRILRKLPRLPVNVIENLVLHFKTLHRIYNAGVGELDSVEGIGEVRAKNIKDGLKRVRDQVVLERYL
- the radA gene encoding DNA repair protein RadA, which translates into the protein MSKINKRKTAFFCQECGTEASKWLGRCPGCGAWNTMVEEPVAAHTTDQGGLVMGLSSGQAAIPIAEVDIDEAPRFKTGSLELDRVLGGGVLPGSLSLIVGDPGIGKSSLTIKVCARVAEHGSPVLYVTGEESTRQVRLRANRLSAIENTLYVLSETNLELIEQQVLKLKPSLLVIDSIQTVCRPDIQSAPGSISQVRECAAQLLRLAKLHSVAVFLVGHVLKDGTMAGPRTLEHIVDTVLYFEGDRNAQYRVLRAVKNRFGSTNEIGLFEMRNEGLIDVPDASKIFLSERPMDVPGSIVVPTVEGTRPLLVEVQALVSASPFMPPRRTSDCIDIKRIQLLLAVLEKRIGMLLGTSDVYVKVAGSIKIDEPAADLGIIVALASSFHNRKTLDSTVVLGEVGLAGEVRAITQIEARIRESERMGFKHIIVPKNNLKGLPAVDIDIIGVETVAEGLAAALR